One genomic segment of Brassica napus cultivar Da-Ae chromosome A3, Da-Ae, whole genome shotgun sequence includes these proteins:
- the LOC106441041 gene encoding xyloglucan endotransglucosylase/hydrolase protein 24-like: protein MSPFKIFFFAALLAAVFSFSAADFNSDVNVAWGNGRGKILNNGQLLTLSLDRSSGSGFQSKTEYLFGKIDMQIKLVPGNSAGTVTTFYLKSEGSTWDEIDFEFLGNMSGDPYTLHTNVYTQGKGDKEQQFYLWFDPTANFHTYSILWNPQRIILTVDGTPIREFKNSESIGVLFPKSKPMRMYASLWNADDWATRGGLVKTDWSKAPFMASYRSIKIEGCAHINGRSSCSPSSSWYTQQMDATSQARLRWVQKNYMIYNYCTDRKRFPQGIPRECAPSA from the exons ATGTCTCCTTTCAAAATATTCTTCTTTGCGGCTCTTCTTGCGGCTGTGTTTTCATTCTCCGCCGCTGATTTCAACAGCGACGTCAACGTAGCTTGGGGAAACGGCCGTGGGAAGATACTCAACAACGGGCAGCTTCTTACTCTCTCCTTAGACAGGTCCTCTGGTTCGGGTTTTCAATCCAAAACAGAGTATTTGTTTGGAAAGATCGATATGCAGATTAAGCTTGTTCCTGGCAACTCAGCAGGAACCGTCACAACTTTCTAC CTGAAATCTGAAGGATCGACTTGGGATGAGATAGATTTTGAGTTCTTGGGTAACATGAGTGGAGATCCTTATACTCTACACACTAATGTTTACACTCAAGGTAAAGGTGACAAAGAGCAACAATTCTATCTCTGGTTCGACCCAACAGCGAACTTCCACACTTACTCAATCCTCTGGAACCCTCAAAGAATCAT ATTAACAGTCGACGGTACACCAATTAGAGAGTTCAAAAACTCTGAGTCAATCGGTGTTTTGTTTCCAAAGAGCAAGCCGATGAGGATGTACGCGAGTCTTTGGAACGCAGACGATTGGGCAACGAGAGGTGGTCTGGTTAAAACGGATTGGTCCAAAGCTCCATTCATGGCTTCTTACAGGAGCATCAAGATCGAGGGGTGTGCTCATATAAACGGAAGATCGTCTTGTAGCCCAAGCTCTAGTTGGTACACTCAACAAATGGATGCGACTAGCCAAGCTAGACTCAGATGGGTTCAGAAGAATTACATGATCTACAACTACTGTACGGACCGTAAGAGGTTCCCACAGGGAATCCCTCGTGAATGTGCACCAAGCGCatag
- the LOC106441042 gene encoding probable xyloglucan endotransglucosylase/hydrolase protein 18, with protein sequence MKLSCGTRFTFLVLFLFAAQSVAVYAGSFHKDVQIHWGDGRGKVRDRDGKLLSLSLDKSSGSGFQSHQEFLYGKAEVQMKLVPGNSAGTVTTFYLKSPGTTWDEIDFEFLGNISGHPYTLHTNVYTRGSGDKEQQFHLWFDPTKNFHTYCITWNPQRIIFTVDGVPIREFKNSESMGVPFPKNQPMRLYASLWEAEHWATRGGLEKTDWSKAPFTAFYRNYNVEGCVWANGKSSCPANALWFTQKVDLEGEKKMKWAQSKYMIYNYCTDKRRFPQGVPAVCT encoded by the exons ATGAAGCTTTCTTGTGGTACAAGATTCACGTTCTTGGTTCTCTTTCTATTTGCAGCCCAATCTGTTGCTGTGTATGCTGGTAGCTTCCATAAAGACGTTCAGATACATTGGGGTGATGGCCGCGGAAAGGTTCGTGACAGAGATGGAAAGCTTCTTTCTCTCTCGCTTGACAAATCCTCTGGTTCGGGTTTTCAGTCCCATCAGGAGTTTCTCTATGGTAAAGCTGAGGTTCAAATGAAACTTGTCCCTGGTAACTCTGCTGGAACAGTCACAACATTCTAT CTTAAATCACCGGGAACTACATGGGATGAGATCGATTTCGAGTTCTTGGGAAACATAAGTGGTCATCCATATACTCTACATACTAATGTTTACACACGAGGCTCTGGAGACAAAGAACAGCAGTTTCATCTATGGTTCGACCCAACAAAGAACTTTCACACTTACTGCATTACATGGAATCCCCAAAGGATTAT TTTTACAGTTGATGGCGTTCCTATTAGAGAGTTTAAGAACTCCGAGTCAATGGGAGTTCCATTCCCAAAGAACCAACCGATGAGGCTCTACGCGAGCCTCTGGGAAGCCGAGCATTGGGCCACAAGGGGAGGATTAGAGAAAACAGATTGGTCAAAAGCTCCTTTCACTGCTTTCTACAGAAACTACAATGTGGAAGGATGTGTTTGGGCTAATGGAAAATCATCTTGCCCCGCGAATGCCCTATGGTTCACTCAAAAAGTTGATCTGGAAGgcgagaaaaaaatgaaatgggcACAAAGTAAGTACATGATCTACAACTATTGCACTGATAAAAGAAGGTTTCCTCAAGGTGTTCCTGCAGTGTGCACTTAA